The following are from one region of the Moritella sp. 24 genome:
- a CDS encoding proline--tRNA ligase — protein MRSSNYLLSTLKETPNDAEVISHQLMLRAGMVRRLASGLYTWLPTGLRVLRKVENIVREEMDKAGAVETLMPMVQPADLWQETGRIDKFGPELLRINDRHNRPFVLGPTHEEVITDIARKEINSYKQLPLTLYQIQTKFRDEVRPRFGVMRSREFLMKDAYSFHLSDECLNETYKKMHTAYCNIFERIGLEYRPVLADTGSIGGAVSHEFHVLAESGEDDIVFSDGSDYAANIEKAEALAPAGERPAATQALTVVDTPDAHSIEDVCKFLSVDATQTVKTLLVAAEAEEGEAQGVIALVLRGDHELNEVKAEKIAGVAAPLTFANEAQIQAAANCDAGSIGPKGLNCPVVVDRSAAHLADFVCGANVNGQHMTGANWDRDIAEYTVADIRNVVEGEASPCGKGTLSIKRGIEVGHIFQLGTQYAESMGAGVLNMQGKQQTMTMGCYGVGVSRIVASAIEQNHDENGIIWNESIAPYKVSIIPMNMHKSAEVKEAAEKIYADLQAAGIEVLFDDRKERPGVMFADSELIGIPHNIIIGDRSLKNGLVDHKLRTTGDKTEIALTDIVEHVKSLLA, from the coding sequence ATGCGCAGCAGCAATTACTTGCTTTCAACTTTGAAAGAAACTCCAAATGACGCAGAAGTAATTAGCCACCAGCTAATGCTTCGTGCAGGTATGGTTCGTCGTCTTGCATCAGGTCTATACACTTGGTTACCGACAGGCTTACGAGTTTTACGCAAAGTAGAAAACATCGTACGTGAAGAGATGGACAAAGCAGGTGCTGTTGAAACTCTAATGCCAATGGTTCAACCAGCAGATTTATGGCAAGAAACAGGCCGTATCGATAAGTTTGGTCCTGAACTGTTACGCATTAACGATCGCCACAACCGTCCTTTTGTTTTAGGTCCAACGCACGAAGAAGTAATCACTGACATCGCGCGTAAAGAAATCAACAGCTACAAACAACTGCCGTTGACGCTTTACCAGATCCAAACTAAATTCCGTGATGAAGTTCGTCCTCGTTTCGGTGTGATGCGTTCGCGTGAATTCCTGATGAAAGATGCTTACTCTTTCCATTTATCAGATGAATGCCTAAACGAAACGTACAAAAAAATGCACACAGCATATTGCAACATCTTCGAACGTATTGGCCTAGAGTACCGTCCAGTACTTGCTGATACTGGTTCAATTGGTGGTGCAGTGTCTCACGAATTCCACGTACTTGCAGAAAGCGGCGAAGACGATATAGTATTCTCTGACGGCAGCGATTACGCAGCAAACATCGAAAAAGCAGAAGCACTAGCACCTGCTGGCGAACGTCCTGCAGCAACGCAAGCATTAACAGTTGTTGATACGCCAGATGCACACAGCATCGAAGACGTTTGTAAATTCTTAAGCGTTGACGCTACACAAACAGTGAAAACACTGCTTGTTGCTGCTGAAGCTGAAGAAGGCGAAGCACAAGGCGTTATCGCTCTTGTACTACGCGGTGATCACGAGCTAAACGAAGTGAAAGCAGAGAAAATTGCAGGCGTTGCAGCACCGTTAACATTTGCTAACGAAGCACAAATCCAAGCAGCAGCAAACTGCGATGCGGGTTCTATCGGTCCTAAAGGTCTGAACTGCCCTGTTGTTGTTGATCGCAGCGCGGCACACCTAGCAGACTTTGTTTGTGGTGCTAACGTTAATGGTCAGCACATGACTGGCGCTAACTGGGATCGTGATATTGCAGAATACACAGTTGCAGATATCCGTAACGTTGTTGAAGGTGAAGCTAGCCCATGTGGTAAAGGTACACTTTCTATTAAACGTGGTATAGAAGTAGGTCATATCTTCCAACTTGGTACTCAATACGCAGAATCTATGGGTGCTGGCGTACTGAATATGCAAGGTAAGCAACAAACGATGACAATGGGTTGTTATGGTGTTGGTGTTTCTCGTATCGTTGCTTCTGCAATCGAACAGAACCACGATGAAAACGGTATTATCTGGAACGAGTCAATCGCACCATACAAAGTATCTATCATCCCAATGAACATGCATAAATCAGCAGAAGTTAAAGAAGCAGCAGAGAAAATCTACGCTGACCTTCAAGCAGCTGGTATCGAAGTATTGTTTGATGATCGTAAAGAACGTCCAGGTGTTATGTTCGCAGATTCTGAACTTATCGGTATCCCACACAACATCATCATCGGTGATCGTAGCCTTAAAAATGGTCTAGTTGACCACAAACTACGTACAACTGGTGATAAGACTGAGATCGCACTGACAGACATCGTTGAACACGTTAAAAGCCTACTAGCATAA
- a CDS encoding prenyltransferase encodes MLAFRFKAVLRTINLSYLLLTVVCIFLGFSAVIANHGDVNGYLLIAACVAAFIGHFSLCTFHEYSDLKHTWAFKLNSKKHHGHPRARDQVNSAFLAGLVALIVSLSCGLFLVVQFGLGILPIGVIGLMVLLSYSSIIKKHPIYSLLAPGFGFALLIALGTEYVLVGQYTQLVWVIAMIPFFLVNNLWLLNNYGDMKASADESGHGDFSMAYGIKVSNYVYAVFATLATLMIILYVVIGYLPVLSLIALIPMPLAFYALYGGIKFGKNIAQQPKFLRSNLIATVATPALLGLTLILD; translated from the coding sequence ATGTTGGCATTCAGGTTTAAAGCAGTATTACGAACGATAAATTTATCGTATTTACTGTTAACGGTTGTTTGTATTTTTTTAGGATTTAGCGCTGTGATAGCAAATCATGGTGATGTAAATGGTTATTTATTAATTGCAGCCTGTGTTGCTGCATTTATTGGTCACTTCAGTCTTTGTACATTTCACGAATATTCAGATTTAAAACATACCTGGGCATTTAAACTAAACAGTAAAAAGCATCATGGTCATCCTCGAGCGAGAGATCAGGTGAACTCTGCATTCCTAGCCGGACTTGTTGCGCTTATCGTGAGTTTGTCATGTGGTTTATTTTTAGTGGTTCAATTTGGTTTAGGCATTTTACCGATAGGCGTTATAGGTTTGATGGTGCTGTTGAGCTACAGCAGCATTATTAAAAAGCACCCTATTTATTCATTATTAGCACCTGGATTTGGTTTTGCGTTATTAATTGCATTAGGTACAGAATATGTCTTAGTAGGGCAATACACGCAATTGGTCTGGGTGATTGCGATGATCCCATTTTTCTTGGTAAATAATCTTTGGTTGTTAAATAATTACGGTGACATGAAGGCGTCTGCTGATGAGAGTGGTCATGGTGATTTCTCAATGGCCTATGGGATCAAAGTCAGTAATTATGTTTATGCCGTATTTGCGACATTAGCAACGTTAATGATTATCTTGTATGTGGTCATTGGCTATCTGCCTGTATTAAGTCTGATTGCGCTAATACCGATGCCGTTAGCATTTTATGCGTTATATGGTGGGATTAAATTTGGTAAGAATATCGCCCAACAACCTAAATTTTTACGTTCTAACTTAATTGCGACAGTGGCGACGCCAGCGCTATTAGGATTAACATTAATTTTAGATTAG
- the tsaA gene encoding tRNA (N6-threonylcarbamoyladenosine(37)-N6)-methyltransferase TrmO: MSIQLETVGIIHTPYKEKFAVPRQPGLVSAAKAQLILSPPFDEADALRGLEQFSHVWLIFAFHETMDKGWNPTVRPPRLGGNERLGVFATRSTFRPNPLGLSVAKLDGITIKNNQCILNLSGIDLVDGTPILDIKPYVPYADSLPDAQAGYASDVPIADMPVLFSDEAVTQITAQHRKHPELRDFIAQVLAQDPRPAYKKNKTTRQEYGVKLYDFNVRWVVESDITTVVSVIRTADEVTTVTESESNND, encoded by the coding sequence ATGAGTATACAGCTAGAAACCGTTGGTATTATTCATACCCCTTATAAAGAAAAATTTGCGGTTCCCCGTCAACCAGGCTTAGTGTCGGCAGCAAAAGCACAATTGATTCTTAGCCCACCATTTGATGAAGCTGACGCATTACGTGGACTGGAACAATTTAGTCACGTTTGGCTTATTTTTGCGTTTCATGAAACCATGGACAAAGGTTGGAATCCAACGGTACGCCCACCACGTTTGGGCGGTAACGAACGCTTAGGTGTCTTTGCAACACGTTCCACTTTTCGCCCTAACCCATTAGGTTTATCAGTCGCGAAACTTGATGGCATCACGATTAAAAACAATCAGTGTATCTTAAATTTGTCCGGCATTGACTTAGTCGACGGCACACCGATTTTAGATATCAAACCTTACGTGCCTTATGCCGACAGTTTACCTGATGCGCAAGCCGGTTATGCCAGTGATGTACCGATTGCCGATATGCCAGTATTATTTTCCGATGAAGCAGTCACCCAAATTACAGCACAGCATAGGAAACACCCAGAATTACGAGATTTTATTGCACAGGTATTAGCGCAAGATCCACGTCCTGCTTATAAAAAGAATAAAACCACTCGTCAGGAGTACGGGGTTAAGTTATACGATTTTAACGTACGCTGGGTAGTCGAAAGTGATATCACCACAGTCGTTTCTGTCATTAGAACCGCAGATGAAGTAACGACAGTAACGGAATCGGAAAGCAACAATGATTGA
- a CDS encoding RidA family protein: MIERMETKPRMSRIVKHNGTIYLCGQVCADATQGIKEQTETMLAKVTDLLAQAGSDKEHMLSATLYIKDMADFAVMNAVWDAWVPAGHAPARACVQASMAREALLVEISVVAAEIV; encoded by the coding sequence ATGATTGAACGTATGGAAACTAAACCAAGAATGAGCCGTATTGTTAAACATAATGGCACTATCTACTTATGTGGCCAAGTATGTGCAGATGCAACACAAGGTATCAAAGAGCAAACAGAAACGATGCTAGCAAAAGTGACGGATCTATTGGCACAAGCTGGCAGTGATAAAGAGCACATGTTATCGGCAACGCTTTATATTAAAGACATGGCAGACTTTGCTGTAATGAATGCAGTTTGGGATGCATGGGTACCTGCAGGTCATGCACCAGCACGTGCATGTGTGCAAGCAAGCATGGCGCGTGAAGCGTTATTAGTTGAAATTTCAGTGGTTGCTGCTGAGATTGTATAA
- a CDS encoding DapH/DapD/GlmU-related protein, which produces MIDYIAQHKRRLAWMPGLYYKLKPKALSWARPWQAELQSYLMAVETVEFGDNCFIAPDCHIFAEPGRKITTGDNCFFASASFIHGPMTLGNNVAINHSCSFDGGKNGISIGDDTRIANNCRIHASNHGMHPDQVIWQQASTSQGVTIGKDVWIGANVGIVDGVTIADNAVIGMQSVVTKDVPQWAIMAGNPARQIGDRRDKKDSLLKQTQAE; this is translated from the coding sequence ATGATTGATTATATCGCTCAGCATAAACGTCGATTAGCTTGGATGCCGGGTTTATATTACAAGTTAAAACCCAAAGCATTAAGCTGGGCAAGACCTTGGCAAGCAGAGTTACAGTCTTATTTAATGGCAGTGGAAACGGTCGAGTTTGGTGACAACTGTTTCATTGCCCCTGATTGCCACATCTTTGCTGAACCAGGACGTAAAATCACCACTGGCGATAACTGTTTTTTTGCTTCAGCAAGTTTTATTCATGGTCCGATGACTCTCGGAAACAACGTGGCAATTAACCATAGTTGCTCTTTCGATGGTGGGAAAAACGGCATTAGCATTGGCGATGATACCCGCATCGCCAACAATTGCCGTATCCACGCATCCAATCACGGTATGCATCCTGACCAAGTTATCTGGCAACAAGCATCGACCTCACAAGGAGTGACGATAGGTAAAGATGTATGGATTGGCGCGAATGTCGGGATCGTCGATGGCGTCACGATTGCGGATAATGCAGTGATAGGCATGCAGAGTGTGGTGACGAAAGATGTGCCTCAGTGGGCGATAATGGCTGGTAATCCCGCGCGTCAAATCGGTGATAGACGGGATAAAAAAGACAGTCTGCTAAAACAAACTCAAGCCGAATAA
- a CDS encoding transporter substrate-binding domain-containing protein, whose product MTKTSCIIAVLCSLSLASIGLSAHAGIDKIRLTAEERTYLSARAPIKLCIDPNWMPYEAWDPKRGYIGIAADYIAVFSQMLDVEFKVRETETWQQSLDVTRNGGCDVLSFLNQTPRRSQWLIFTAPYVEAEAALATKKNVHGIRNLKSLRGKTVAVVEGYVYEEYLRNNYPRVIVSRVDSTDDALRKTSNGEIVATIESLFVLRYKIAKLGLKNLTVSGRTKYVNRYRFGVRKDQAMLRKILDKAIMQIEPKYENKILRKWSLEHNY is encoded by the coding sequence ATGACAAAAACGAGCTGTATTATCGCTGTATTATGTTCACTAAGTTTAGCCAGTATTGGTCTATCTGCCCATGCAGGTATTGATAAAATCCGTCTTACTGCAGAAGAGCGGACTTATCTTTCTGCGCGAGCCCCGATAAAACTATGTATCGATCCTAATTGGATGCCTTATGAAGCGTGGGATCCTAAGCGTGGTTACATAGGTATTGCAGCGGATTATATAGCGGTGTTTTCTCAGATGTTAGATGTTGAGTTTAAAGTAAGAGAAACAGAGACATGGCAACAAAGCTTAGATGTCACCCGTAATGGAGGGTGTGACGTATTGTCTTTTCTTAACCAAACCCCAAGACGTTCACAGTGGCTGATATTTACAGCACCTTATGTTGAAGCTGAAGCGGCACTGGCAACGAAAAAAAATGTACACGGTATCCGTAATTTAAAATCATTGAGAGGCAAAACAGTCGCCGTTGTAGAAGGGTATGTTTATGAAGAATATTTACGTAATAACTACCCAAGAGTGATCGTCAGTCGAGTCGACAGCACGGATGATGCACTAAGAAAAACTTCCAATGGTGAGATCGTCGCTACAATAGAGTCATTATTTGTATTACGTTACAAAATAGCCAAGCTCGGATTAAAGAACTTGACCGTTTCTGGACGCACTAAATATGTAAATCGTTATCGTTTTGGCGTACGTAAAGACCAAGCCATGTTACGTAAAATATTAGACAAGGCGATTATGCAAATAGAGCCTAAATACGAAAACAAAATTTTACGTAAATGGAGTTTGGAGCATAACTACTAA
- the rcsF gene encoding Rcs stress response system protein RcsF translates to MKYLILLTILLSGCSKYPLQTNLDKDNFTNYFSVSSVEYYTPSELQNYQVEKLGLVEGESCQDAANLPPAEEKQAQIAAKRKAAALNANGIIIRSCIAPPASKACISSYICYGDAITVIPLINRDDSN, encoded by the coding sequence ATGAAATATTTAATATTACTGACCATACTACTGAGCGGTTGCAGTAAATATCCGCTACAAACAAATCTAGATAAAGATAACTTTACCAACTATTTCTCTGTTTCAAGTGTTGAATATTATACCCCAAGTGAGCTGCAAAACTATCAGGTAGAAAAACTGGGATTAGTAGAAGGCGAGAGCTGCCAAGATGCTGCCAACCTACCACCAGCAGAAGAAAAACAAGCACAAATTGCCGCAAAACGTAAAGCAGCGGCGCTCAATGCAAATGGCATTATTATTCGTTCGTGCATTGCACCACCTGCATCAAAAGCCTGCATCAGCAGCTACATTTGTTATGGCGATGCAATCACTGTAATACCTTTAATCAACCGTGATGACAGTAACTAA